CGACAGCAGATCATTtgtctccatctcaccctatccttAGTATTCTCTTCTGTAACAGCAACCCTGTGCatttcctccttcactacatttATCAGTCTTCTTTGTGGTCTTCCTTTGTGTCAGCTCCATCTTCAGCGTCCTTCGATGCTAGTATCCCTCCCCTGCATGACATAGATATTGCTTCCACTAGTCTTTTTAGGCAGCGATGTACTGACCAGGGATTGTTGTATGTATTTAAACCTATGTGCACTTTTACAGAGTAAATGAATAAAGTGAAGAGGTTCTCTGTAGCCAAAGTGGCTGCAGTTTTCATCAGATTCTCTATGAGGTTAAAGAGCAGTGACAGTAGACCTTCAGCTCCACTGGGTTCACGGATTCTGACCAGTCCTGATGAGATCTTCAAGCACAACATGTGGTAAGTGATGCGACTTTAATGAATATGTGTAAAAGTTGCGTTTATTATTCCACATAATAAGAAGACACCATGTAGcttgtatattgtatatgtgttatatataatggtaaatggcctgcatttgtatagcgctttacttagtccctaaggaccccaaagcgcttcacactacattcagtcattcatacacacattcacacactggtgatggcaaacaacattgtagccacagctgccctggggcgcatgacagaggcgaggctgccggacactggtgccaccgggccctctgaccaccaccagtatactaataatatactataatatataataatatacaaTCTAAAATATAGGTCACAGGATTTCATGACATTAAAGCTAATTATAACAAATTAAATTGTGAGTCATTATAGTTAAATTGATATATTAACATTCAGGAGTTGCTTTAGTAATGTTTTTCATGTTAGGGATCATGTGCAATGGACAGAGGAGGACAAGGAAAATGCACGGCAGAAGGCGGAGGAAAATTCCACTGTACGACTTCCTTTAAACGAACAAGGcaagaataaaatattttaacacatttaattagatttttggGAATTACATGGaaacaaaaatgatgaaaaagttGTTGAATTCTGTCCTTGCAGGTAAATTTGTTACAGCAGCTTGCCAGTACTGGGACATGTTTTATGAGATTCACCAGGACAAGTTCTTCAAAGATCGCAGGTGGCTGTTTTTAGAATTCCCAGAGCTGCTGCCTTCAGGTGAAAGAGGCCAGAGCACAAACACGTGTCACAGTCATCAGCAAACAGCCATTCAACTATGTAGTGCATCCAGATTGGACACCGAAACTGGAAAACATCAACGGTGCAATCCCATTGACCATCACAGGAATACAGACACCTTTAACTTTCAGAAGTCCTATCAACAAGCTGCACGAGGAACGAATGAAGCTGCTGTGGATGATTCTGCTTTTCCTGGACAACGTGCATCCTTCAGGATCCTGGAGGTTTTTAAAAGTGTTAAtatactctgtttttgttttaattttttatacaGGATGTGCATGTTATATTATTGCAACACAGATAATGTTAAATAACTGCtttgcattttcttctgttcaCAGGTTGGATGTGGAGTTGGTAACAGTGTGTTTCCTATTGTAAATAACATCAAGTAAGTCAAAATGTTTCTCTTTAATGAATGATCATACAGATGTTTAGTATTTGATTGTCTCTATTGTCATCTCTGTTGTTGACTGAGAGCAGAGCATACACAtagaacacagtggaaatttctCTGTGAAGTAGTTGTGTTATCACCTACATTAGAAAAAACAATTAAGACACTTGTAAAAAATGTGTTGAGCCACAAAATCACTTTGTTAGTGTTTTACAAGTACTTGTGGTTGTAATGTGATGATTCCCAGTTGttaaactgtttgttttcttccacagagaaacagactcATTTTTATACTGTTGTGACTTCTCGCCACGTGCCATTCAGCTGGTTAAGGTTAGCATCTGTttcgtatgaaaatataaagtgtatactgtattataataataatttagtcATCTACAAAATATTGCCGTCCCTTAAATGTTTTGggaaataatttaatttcaacAGCTgatgaagaacagctgatctataaataaaatatgtcttTATCATACATTTCTACCTAGACAGACACAGAATAGATAAATATGACATCATGTGCAGAAAtgtagcagaagaaaaaaacatcactgtTACATATCTCCACATTAAATAAATCTCACACATAGAAAACAATGTTAGTAATGTAAAAAAGACGGCATTCCTACACACTTGCTAGCCAATTTGTAATGTACACCTATTTAACTGTTTGTTAACTGAtccactgggattttcccacacaaccatctttaGAGtagctaggataggctccaggCTATCCTAGTCCTGAATTGGACAAGAGgaaggatggatgaatggacggATCATctttagggtttacagagagtcgtctgaaaaggagaaaacatcCACTGAGTGGCAGTTATTTGGGTGAAAATGTCTTCTTGATGCTCTCAGACAAGAAtgaccagactgcttcaaggCGATAGGAAGGTTCATGAGAAAATGTCTCAGAACTGTACATGAATGAGTTGCAACACCAATGTGATAATGACATGCTTAATAGATATAATCTAACTTATTTTCCTTGTGTAGAACCACCCAGACTATGACGACTCGGTGTGCCACGCCTTCGTCCATGACATTTGTGACAAAATGGCCACCTTCCCATTTCCTCCTCAGAGCCTGGATATTATTCTGGCAGTATTTGTGCTCTCTTCCATTCATCCAGAGCGGTAGGTGAGGTTTAGAGTACAGAGATGGGAGACCCTAATGTCATTTATCACCTGCCAGCCAGCCCCTCCCCCTCCACAACCTCCATAACCATCCCATTGCCCAGCCTTTGTTTGAATGCCATTATAAACCCCAGTTTGAAATGGAAATAATAAACCATACAGTTAATTGCAAGAGATTGAATATTCTGTGGTTTGCTTGACACTAAAAGTATAGATGAATTTGGGAAACACATGTAATATACTTGGGTTAAGCTAATACAAATGCACTGCTGACTGAAGTCAGTTGTATCTCAGTGAATGCATTTCTCCTTGGCCTATATTTTACCGATGGCTGCAAGGATCACTTTAGCTGCAAGCCTGCTGCATTATAACATAATTTATCCAATAACTAAATTTTATTGACAGCTTGCAAGACGTTGTGAACCATCTGTCTGCATACCTGAAACATGGTGGTGTGCTCCTTTTCCGTGATTATGGGAGATACGACTTCTCACAACTCCGTTTTAAAAAAGGTAAGCCTCCCGATATGCCCGTTGTATCATTTTACCCTAATTTCTTATATATTCTTAATacatctttgtctgtgtgtgagattcTCCTTTTTAAACAAATTCTTTGTCATTTTGTCTCTGACAACAAGGACGATGTCTATCAGAAAATTTCTACACACGCGGAGATGGaacctgtgtttattttttcacaaaAGGTATTTCTACGTATGGGTGTGGGTGTTGACACCCCTATTCTGATCAGTGCTATGATACATGTTTGTGGTGTTTACAAAGATGGAATTTACATTTATTGGTGAATGGTTAAATATATGCATTATCTCAGATAAAACTCAATTCCAAAATtggtaaaaaagaaaacgaatgtataaaaaaacagcttcacGGTAATGCACACAAAACCGTGTTTTCTGTTGTCATGGCTTTCTTGGCAGAAAGAGAACCTGGACTAAAATTTTGGTTCCTGactgttgtgttttatgttttacagaGGAGGTTCATGATTTGTTTTCCAAAGCTGGACTGGAAGAAATTCAGAATCTAGAGGATAGACGACTGCAAGTGAACCGAGGAAAGAAAGTAGTAATGCGCCGGGTGTGGATGCAGAGCAAGTACAGAAAACCATATCCACCTTCAACCTCTTAGCATCCCACCATGCACAGATCTAACTAGAATTGTGTATTTTTCATACTTTTATACTTAAACTGGTTTATTTGGGCCTAgtaataacttttttttggagGCAGCTGGgggtaaaatatataaaactcaATAAAAACCAGTAAACAGGTGTTTGGTGTTTTCTACTTCTCATTATATTCATATTTAGATACTGACACAATGTTGTTAAGTCCAGGTGGGCTCGGGTACATGAACCATGCACTAGATGTTTTGAGGCCACTGTAAGAATGATTGACAGGAGATTACGTTCCATTATTCAGTAAGGCACATAAGCCACTTCAAGCCACTTTTTGTAAGAGAGAAGCAAATTAGCGGTTGCACTGATGTGTTGCCTGAATATATGCTTAGCTGTGTTTATTGATGCTGATTTATCTGCAGATAAGCTGCAAAACTGATTCGACCTCACTGCCATAAAGAACATTTCAGGAAATCATTCCCACTGTTCTAAGACATACATTGAGCAAATTAGAACTAGTGAATCTTCTCGGACAAGAGATTTAACATCTTCAAGAATTTTAAAGGAGTCCAGTCGCTTTCTTTCCAATCGCCTTGGATtcccatgacctggatgactctACACGGATATTCCTGTTATTCTTTATGAAATTGTACAACAGCTCTTGTTTTTGTGACCGGAGAACACATCCGACGCACACCAGGACACATGATTACATGCATATTTCTGTTCCAAACCTCCTTGCTGCTGTTTCTTAAGTGTACAGTGCACATGTTATTTGTTATGTCATTTCCACCACTGTTTGCTACAATTTGCTTTTGCATGATCTCagtcttttatcttttttctttacattaacTTAATTATCCGATTTCAAATTTTTTGCACTGCTTTACATATTAAAGCCTTCAGTATTGGTCTATGGTACTTTTaatattgtttgattttttgtAGATTAtgctattttgattttttttgttctttttgtaacAATAAAATCTGGCAAGCTAGCTATCAGCAGTGCTGTGAAGAAGTATTTGTCCCTTCTAATATCTTAGTTTGTATATTAGTAGTGGTTAAAATTAGCAAGAAAGAAATTGTTTTAAAGCATGTAATCGTTACTAAACTGAAATACTCAAATTTATGATCAAATATATGGAATTTATTTACCAGCAGTGGAGAAAAAATGTGAGGGGGAGCTAAgttaaaatttcaagttattatctcaaaatttcaacttaCTAAGTATCTAAAAGTTTTGCCTTACTTCTGACTAACTGGAAATGTCAAGATACTTCACTCAAAAGTTTGAGATaactaaaaatgtcaaaatattaACTCGGAGTTTTGAATtacaagtttatttttaataacataaaCAAGCTTCCATATCAACCCATTAACCCTTCCAAAAGTaagctttttttcttaattactATTTCAGAATCTTTAGTTTCCATCATAATTTTGACGGAATAaaaattttttaatttgatttcttgaaacttttttgttttggacgTCAGAATCACAACTTAACCTTTACTCTAATTTATGCCTGAGagtagaaaataaaaattattgcATTGTATCTAACTATTAATCTTGagtatttttataattattatgttAACTTTCAAgcgttttatgtatttatttattttaattcttaattaaataaattagtttatttatttattgaaaagagATTTTTTGATATGCCATGCTATGACAGTTTAGTACAAGGAAATCGATCATTTCATTCGTTTAAAAGTCATGTCTTGACCCTTTGAGCATCGTaacctgtaaaaataaaacatatggtGTTCATGTTTTCGTATGTTGTCGCTGACGCTGGGGGGGAAATGTTTCGCCCTCGCGATAAGAATTTTGCACACGATGCGTGACGTTTCATAGCCAACCACTTGAAGACGGAGAGGTGGGCCCGGAGCCCGGACTCGCTACTGAGGTGTGAAGAGGTTTGTGTCCTTAAAACACAATAATTAGACATTTTCACCTACTGGCAGTCACCGTGCCCTTCTAAAGTCACACAGGGCACGCCAGTCGGTCAGTTTTTCAGTCAGTGTTAAAGCTTACCCATGTGCGCTGCAGCACCTACACACGAAAAGTAGCTTGATGAGTATCCAAAGTAGTGGAAGTTTGGAGGGGACGCCatctttggtcccagctctccaCGTCCCCAACACGGACTGTGTTTTCAGCTACATACCACGGCAGTGGTGAAGGTCCAGAAAGGTATCGTGAAACATTTTAAGCCGCACGTCTTTTCTACTTGTTCGTGTTGTTCTTTTTGTGCATATAGAAGGGAAATTCTATTAAAATGACCGAGCAAATCTTGGTGGCGAAATCTGCTCGCTAGCTAACGTTACTCTAACGCGTCAGCTCCAAAGTCCATTGAGCCTGTTTGGCTAGCTACTAGCACCGAAGACACAGGACCGTCTTTCTGTGCCCAGGCCAGTGCAGTAACCTTAAGACTAGTGCAATGGCGATTAAGCTTTGTTTTGAGCAGAAATGTAACTGTGGTAGTCGATGCATCCTCCATTAGGCATGCTGCCTGTTTAAGAGCACACATTAGCCAGGTTACCGATAATCATGTGCAAATGGAGATAATCAAGCAAATTCTAGTAATGCTTAGTGGATTGGCAGCAGCCAGTGCAAAGGTGTGCATCGCATCGTTAGCAATCCTTTGTGTGTTAACTGCTGTTTTCCTTCCATCAGTGTCCACATCATCTACATGTGTAAGTGGTGTTGTTTGTCATCTTTACGGTACACAGGGGTCTTGCATCGGCTTTTATCCTGGAAGTATTTGTGGTCTGTAACTAAAGCTAATGCACTGGATGCTTGGTAGCCTTGCTTGACCTTAGCTTTTCACTCTAAGTAATACTCAGTGTTTGTGTAGAGATGACAAGCAAAACTGAAGGAGAACTTATGGCTGGGCTATGCAGCATGCCAATCATAACGCCATAAAATACATCTGTAGTTGGCACTTAATGTTAATATTGCTTCCTGGACGTTAGTTTTCATTGGCTGTTGTAATGATGGAGGACTTTACCCAGCCTAGGACACCGATGAATCTCCCCACTTCGTTTTGTAAACACAGATTGACATAAATTAGTAATAGCTGACTACATGAGAATGAgactataatttattttgttcattttgttttcaagtTTTCAATGAATGGACTCAGACTGTAATGGCCTGTTCATCtaatgtcagttttttttttttttttggtttttttttggttttttaaaacgACTTTCCAAATGTCTGCCATAAACAGGTGGTCAGCTTGTCTGCTGAGCAGCATGGAGTTAAAACACATCCACACCATGAGCTGTAAGGGTTCAACCGCTAGCTCCCGCAGGGGCTTGAATATAGATAATATTTATGCTCTGAGGCCTTCATGTttgaaacaaaagcaaatccTTGAGAAACAATACGCAgctcatgtgtatttatgacgtgAAACTGGCATAAACATTTGGGGAGATGTGGTTATGGATCCGTCTCAGCAAAACCAAgtcataaaaatgcaaaagtatTGGTTGATCGTCTACAACATTGGACATTTCAGAGCTTATGCAGAAATGATAATCATCACTGAACGTAGAAGCCAGTTATTCCCTGCATGTGTTAGATTTTCTAATTAAGCGGTAGTGAGGTGAAAATGGTGCTAATCATTTGAATGAGTTGAAAATGAAGCCGATGTATTAAGGCGCATGCGATAtttagttactatatacagtgttGTGTAAAATCAAAGGGcttctttttttgcttatttttccaCACATGTTTCAAATCACCCAAAAAAAATGGGTAAAGGTAacccaattaaaaacaaaatgcagtttttaaatgattacattttttaagggggaaaaaatgatcCAAATCTGCCTGGTTtgctaatcacagttaatttattatttaacttTGGTTCTTTGGTTCTGTTTAATTTTGATAGCCACACCCATATCTGATTACTAccagacctgttgaatcaagaaattGCTTAAAAACAACCTGTCTGACGAAatgaattgggctgaaagatctcaTCTAAAAGACACTTAAGAACAGGAGAGAAACAAAGTCGTTGACATCTATCAGTATGGAAAGGGTTATAAaaccatttctaaggctttgggactccagcaAACCATGGTCAGAGCCATGAAAacctggaacagtggtgaaccttcccagaaGTGGCCacctaccaaaattactccaacaCCGTATCGACttatccaggaggtcacaaaagcacCCAGAATAATATctgaagaactgcaggcctcacctgcctcagttaaggtcagagtttgatttgatttaacaaCAGGAAAGCGACTGGGCAAATAAGGCATCCATGGGAGAGCTCCAAGGTGAAAATCACTGCTCACCAAAATGAACACAAAGGCTCATCTAATGTTTGTCAAAAATTTCTTTGggctgcttcaggacctggatgACTTGGCATAATTGATAGAACTATGAAatccagaaaatcctgaaggggAATGTCCAACCATCAGATTGAAtgggttaaaacaaaacacacaaataaaatcaaGGTTTTGGAGCGGCCTGAAAGTCAAAGTCTGGAGATGgtttggcatgaccttaaacaggccgTCAGTGCTAGAAACCATCctgtgtggctgaattaaaacaattctgcaaagaagataataaatgtgaaagactcattgccagttatcacaaatgctCAATTGCAGTTCTTGCTTATTAGGTTTAGTggacaattactttttcacacatggtGAGGGTTTggatacctttttttttttttttttctctctctctctctctcgctctttccCTTAATAAATTAAGTCACTGTTTAAAGACTGCTTGGTACAGATAGTTTTCACAGTGCTATTTATagaggaaaaaagcaaatatagggggaaaaaagcaaatattCTCCATaaggttattttatttttttttgctcttaaaTTGATAAAGCTGCCACATGCAGAAAAACATGGTTAGCTGTGTTAGGTACGTGACCTGCAGTAAATGATTTCTCGAGCAGAATTTAATTGGGAAATTACAGATCCACAAACATGACAATGTTAGGAAGAAACATGTGCGGGTTgcctaatttttatttatttatttattttttaataaggtATTtctcagtaaaaaacaaaaaaacaaggtcTATCGGGTGGTTGCAAAGGGTAGTTAACATTATCAGATTCATGACGGTTTGACCTTTATTAAGTCTTAATCAAGAGGTTAGGGCAAAGTAGTGATTATAATAAGCTAAGCAGATGCATCAGTGTAATCATTGTTATTTTATATCTTGCTTGCAGAGCATAAATATGACAGTATTATGCACGTATTGATCAAATTTCAGTGAGGCAAATGCTGATTGTGGCTTACAGTTCCATGGCTTCTGTGGTGCTAGACTTGATGCATAGCACCACAAATACTTCACTAAGTGTAACTATCGATCACAATATAGTGTtagtaaatgtaaattagaagaCTACATTAATAACAGGTCTCTTTTCAGCTTAAATGTGTTACTGAATACACATAAAGATAGCAAATACATCAGTTAAAAGTTTTCAGATAGAATTTGCCTAAAGCGATCACCGTggtggttatttaaaaaaggtaACGGACGCTTCTCTGTGGAGGTGTTGATAGCATGCTGGAAGTAAAAATATCCTAGCCTGGTTAATTCTTAAAAGTAGCTATTGACTTTTCAGAAAATTAAAGTATAACAGCACGTTGGAGCTGTTTTTGTGAATGACACGATTGGTAAAGAAGGGATTTTAATTAACGACAGGACACGTGATTCTTTTTACGTTagacacacttctttttttgtatgcTTATCTGGGAAATGGCTTCATGTCAGTATCGTTTGGCGAGCCAGCTGTATTCTGTCTGTTACAACCCATTTGTTAAGttgctttgtgtttgcagatgTATTGCAAATCATACCATAATAGGAGACAGGGTTTGGTTTGAGAGGATgtaataaattactttttgttTAGCTGTGTGCGCAAACTGTTATGTGAAGTCCTCAGGGTCTAAATGAAGTGCAGATTCAGTCCTGAGATCAttgaagattttatttttcatgtgaaACTGTGTGTGGTTTAATTTGTATTTGTTATCTGGGATAATCAGGGCAATCACGTTTGAATTGTAactattttttctttcactccGTTtagagagactttttttttttttttctgtaggttTCTTCTTGCACTGCTGAAATATTTTAAGCAAAAGTACGTGTATTTTGGTTTCAGTGGTTTGTAATACATATCCTCCAACAATTCATGTCGCTGAATGCTACAAGATGACTTTTTATCCTCGATCTTTAGTTCACATTTATAATCCTAGCTAGTATAATTTTAAACATATTCAGTGCGTTCTTGTCTTTCCTACTCTTAAATGGATTTTGAAAATCCCTACCTACTGTACTAAGCTTGGATGCAGTGCCAAACCTCCATAACCCTTTCAAAATGGTTGTCTCATTACAGCACAGATTTAGTGAGCAGGCACCTCTGAGTCTGCAGCAACACCAAAGCCCATGGTGCTCCTGCATCATTCCCGCAGGAGCGCTGTGAGCAGCATTGCCTAGCATTTGAAATGTTGCCCTTGGATTCTcatgatttaaagaaaaaaaacaaaacagaaaatttctGAATGTGGCCTCTGCATTTGGAGAATATAACGCGttcttttgaatatttttgttatttaagtaTTAGGCTTTTACCTGTAGAGTTGGTGTAACCATAATCACAACTAGCTTATCTCTTCAGTACTTGATGAATAAATATAGCAAAACCTGCCTTGGGGATGCCACTAGGGAGCGGGCAGAAATTTGGTCTCGGCCTACATTCTGATCTAGACTCAAATCTCATAAGcttactgctgctgtgtcatttGCCCACTCGAGTGGGCAGTAAATGGGTTCAATTAAGCTGATCGTTGAATAACGGAGACACACTGTGATTTGTTGCTAATCCTCCCAGGCACCATGGAGGAGCTGCACAGCCTGGACCCCCGGAGACAGGAGCTGCTGGAGGCTCGTTTTATGGGCGGAGTCAGCGGCAGCACAGGGGGCAGCACTGGCAGCGCAAGCGGGGGAACCAAAGTGAGTCAGAAATGAGgacgtatttatttattgttttaagtGTTTCCTATTGTAGTGTTGACTCGGTTATTAATTGTCTCTCTTTATTTCAGGGCTTGACCAATAATGAATGTTCAAATCACAGTTTTGGGAGTCTAGGATCTTCAAGTGACAAGGAGTCGGAGGTAAATATCTTTAATCCTATGTGGGAGCTACTCTGATCACATTTACACTGTCCAGATTAATCATGCTTGACACAAGTGTTTGTGTCCTTTGCACGCTAATCTTAAGCATTCCATTATTATATCACCTTTATTCTGGAAATGATACCAATATTTCCAGTATCAATATTGTTAAATTaaacaatatatttttaatgtagtCTTGAACTGTCATTTACTTGCATACTGGTGGTTATTTTATactattaattaataattttttaaataaagattttatttaataatgaaGTACACTTGCAATAAATGCTTTTCACTGTTAGTCTGGTCACTTATTATCCATGGGTAATAAGTTTTGGTCTAAAGCTTTCCTTGTCATTATAGGGGTCTGATGTGAAAAGAGGGAGCTCTCCTGCTTATTCGGTGGGTAATTTATCAGATCTGAAAACGaatattttgcatttaaagGCTGGAGATTTGTCTGGTCAACACTGGTGTTTGCAGTGATCCCTCTAGGTTCAACATGACCGAAACAatgctatttatttatatttttcaaaagACCAATATTTATAATGGAAATATTTTTCAGATATTAGGAAAGTACTTTTATTATTCCAGAACTTGTTGCATTTCTTGACTGTTGTTAACCTGGACTATTGGGGACTTAAAAAAAAGGCCGTTACAGCTCCAAACATCTATTGTAATATTACTTATTCTGTATATAAAGCATGAATATCTATAAATACCCATTGGAAACAAAAAGCTATCACTATATAGAGAATACAGCAGCAGTTCAGGTTCAGAGTGTCCGTTGTGCAGTAATCATACTGTAAAATTATACcaaattaaatttaatgtttcagaccccagagaagaaacagact
This genomic window from Astatotilapia calliptera chromosome 16, fAstCal1.2, whole genome shotgun sequence contains:
- the mettl8 gene encoding tRNA N(3)-cytidine methyltransferase METTL8, mitochondrial, coding for MNKVKRFSVAKVAAVFIRFSMRLKSSDSRPSAPLGSRILTSPDEIFKHNMWDHVQWTEEDKENARQKAEENSTVRLPLNEQGKFVTAACQYWDMFYEIHQDKFFKDRRWLFLEFPELLPSGERGQSTNTCHSHQQTAIQLCSASRLDTETGKHQRCNPIDHHRNTDTFNFQKSYQQAARGTNEAAVDDSAFPGQRASFRILEVGCGVGNSVFPIVNNIKETDSFLYCCDFSPRAIQLVKNHPDYDDSVCHAFVHDICDKMATFPFPPQSLDIILAVFVLSSIHPERLQDVVNHLSAYLKHGGVLLFRDYGRYDFSQLRFKKGRCLSENFYTRGDGTCVYFFTKEEVHDLFSKAGLEEIQNLEDRRLQVNRGKKVVMRRVWMQSKYRKPYPPSTS